From the genome of Impatiens glandulifera chromosome 9, dImpGla2.1, whole genome shotgun sequence, one region includes:
- the LOC124916284 gene encoding protein NRT1/ PTR FAMILY 8.2-like, with the protein MAEENNNDELVDLYTTKDGTVDYKGDPADKHKTGTWKACPYILGTECSETLAYYGMSSNLVLYFKHQLNQTSAAAAKNQSNWSGTCYITPLLGAFLADAYFGRYWTIAIFCIIYLLGMTLLTLSAVVPGLKPTCYGKDNCRRSAACFVALYMIALGTGGIKPCVSSYGADQFDDADEGEKKHKSSFFNWFYFSINVGGLIATSVLVYVQENVGWGWGFGIPAVFMAVAVITFFSGTRLYRNQKPGGSPLTRICQVLVACLRKYRVQIPQDKSLLYETTDAESVIKGSRKLDHTSDFRFLDKAAVEIPSDSKQDPWRICTVTQVEELKAIVRLLPVWASVIIFALVYNQMSNFFVLQGELMDTRLGNTNFHIPAASLTIFDTISVIIWVPIYDRMIVPLTRRFTGHNSGLTQLQRMGVGLFISIFSMVCSAILELVRLNMVRRHNYYTSDEIPLTIFWQVPQYFLIGCAEVFTFIGQLEFFYQQAPDAMRSLCSALSLTTIALGSYLSSFLITIVIHITARDGKPGWLPDNLNYGHLDYFFWLLAVLSGLNLVAFLFVAKWYTYKRPVGTLNG; encoded by the exons ATGGCTGAAGAAAACAATAACGATGAACTTGTCGATCTCTATACTACTAAGGATGGGACGGTAGATTACAAAGGAGATCCCGCGGATAAACACAAAACTGGAACATGGAAAGCCTGTCCCTACATCCTAg GAACCGAATGTAGCGAAACATTAGCATACTATGGAATGAGTTCAAACCTAGTCCTTTATTTCAAGCATCAGCTGAACCAAACAAGCGCTGCGGCAGCCAAGAATCAGTCCAATTGGTCTGGAACATGCTATATCACGCCTCTCCTCGGTGCTTTTCTCGCCGATGCCTATTTCGGAAGATACTGGACAATTGCCATCTTCTGCATAATCTATCTtctt GGAATGACGCTATTGACCCTGTCGGCGGTGGTGCCAGGGTTAAAGCCAACGTGCTATGGGAAAGACAACTGCCGCAGG AGCGCTGCCTGCTTCGTCGCGCTTTACATGATCGCTCTCGGAACCGGAGGGATAAAGCCATGCGTCTCGTCTTACGGCGCCGATCAATTCGATGACGCCGACGAGGGGGAGAAGAAGCATAAGAGCTCCTTCTTCAACTGGTTTTACTTCTCCATAAATGTCGGCGGCCTAATCGCTACTTCCGTCCTAGTTTACGTGCAGGAAAACGTTGGGTGGGGATGGGGATTTGGAATCCCGGCCGTGTTCATGGCTGTCGCCGTAATAACCTTCTTTTCCGGGACACGTCTGTACAGGAATCAGAAGCCTGGTGGCAGTCCGCTTACTCGTATCTGTCAAGTGCTCGTAGCCTGTTTGAGAAAATACCGAGTTCAGATTCCTCAAGATAAGTCTCTTTTATACGAAACAACCGATGCTGAATCTGTTATTAAGGGAAGTCGAAAGCTTGATCACACTTCTGACTTCAGATTCTTAGACAAAGCGGCGGTGGAGATTCCGTCAGACTCGAAACAAGATCCATGGAGGATTTGCACCGTGACCCAAGTAGAGGAACTGAAAGCAATCGTCCGATTGCTTCCAGTTTGGGCGTCTGTAATCATATTCGCCCTAGTTTACAACCAAATGAGCAATTTCTTCGTCCTTCAAGGCGAATTAATGGACACTCGTCTCGGAAACACAAACTTCCACATTCCGGCAGCATCCCTAACCATATTCGACACCATCAGCGTCATAATCTGGGTTCCAATTTACGACCGGATGATCGTCCCACTCACCAGAAGATTCACGGGTCACAACAGCGGTTTGACCCAACTACAGAGAATGGGGGTTGGCCTCTTCATATCAATCTTCTCCATGGTTTGTTCCGCGATCTTAGAGCTGGTGAGATTGAACATGGTGAGAAGACATAATTACTATACGTCGGATGAAATCCCATTGACAATATTTTGGCAAGTCCCACAATATTTTCTGATCGGTTGTGCGGAGGTTTTCACTTTCATTGGTCAGTTAGAGTTCTTCTACCAGCAAGCCCCTGACGCCATGAGAAGCCTTTGCTCTGCTTTATCTCTAACCACTATTGCACTTGGGAGTTATCTTAGCTCCTTTTTGATCACCATTGTTATCCATATCACTGCCAGAGATGGGAAGCCGGGATGGCTGCCTGATAATTTGAACTATGGCCATCTTGATTATTTCTTCTGGTTATTGGCTGTTTTGAGTGGGTTAAATTTGGTGGCTTTTCTCTTTGTTGCAAAATGGTACACTTACAAAAGGCCGGTTGGGACTCTCAATGGATGA
- the LOC124914061 gene encoding protein NRT1/ PTR FAMILY 8.2-like: MAEENNNDELVDLYATKDGTVDYKGDPADKHKTGTWKACPYILGTECSERLAYYGMSSNLVLYFKHQLNQTSATAAKSQSNWSGTCYTTPLLGAFLADAYFGRYWTIAIFSIIYVIGMTLLTLSAAVPGLKPTCYGKDNCHATASQSAVCFVALYMIALGTGGIKPCVSSYGADQFDDADEGEKMHKSSFFNWFYFSINVGALIAASVLVYVQENVGWGWGFGIPAVAMAVAVISFFSGTRLYRNQKPGGSPITRICQVLVACVRKYRVQIPQDKSLLYETTDAESVIKGSRKLDHTSDFRFLDKAAVEIPSDSNQDPWRICTVTQVEELKAIVRLLPVWATGIIFAAVYNQMSNFFVLQGELMDTRLGNTNFHIPAASLSIFDTISVIIWVPIYDQMIVPLTRRFTGHNSGLTQLQRMGVGLFISIFSMVCSAILELVRLNMVRRHNYYTSDEIPLTIFWQIPQYFLIGCAEVFTFIGQLEFFYQQAPDAMRSLCSALSLTTIALGNYLSSFLITIVIHITARDGKPGWLPDNLNYGRLDYFFWLLAVLSGLNLVAFLFVAKWYTYKRPVGTLKG; the protein is encoded by the exons ATGGCTGAAGAAAACAATAACGATGAACTTGTCGATCTCTATGCTACTAAGGATGGGACGGTAGATTACAAAGGAGATCCCGCGGATAAACACAAAACTGGAACATGGAAAGCCTGTCCCTACATCCTAg gAACCGAATGCAGCGAAAGATTGGCATACTATGGAATGAGTTCAAACCTAGTTCTTTATTTCAAGCATCAGCTGAATCAAACAAGCGCCACGGCAGCCAAGAGTCAATCCAATTGGTCTGGAACATGCTATACCACGCCTCTCCTCGGAGCTTTTCTCGCCGATGCCTATTTCGGAAGATACTGGACAATCGCCATCTTCTCCATCATCTATGTTATT GGAATGACGCTATTGACCTTGTCGGCGGCGGTGCCAGGGTTGAAACCGACCTGCTACGGGAAAGACAACTGTCACGCCACGGCCTCACAGAGCGCTGTCTGTTTCGTCGCGCTTTACATGATCGCTCTTGGAACCGGAGGGATAAAGCCATGCGTTTCGTCGTACGGCGCCGATCAATTTGATGACGCCGACGAGGGGGAGAAGATGCATAAGAGCTCCTTCTTCAACTGGTTTTACTTCTCCATAAATGTTGGCGCCCTAATTGCTGCATCCGTCCTGGTTTACGTGCAGGAAAACGTCGGGTGGGGATGGGGATTTGGAATCCCGGCTGTGGCCATGGCTGTTGCCGTAATAAGCTTCTTTTCAGGGACTCGTCTGTACAGGAATCAGAAGCCTGGCGGTAGTCCGATCACTCGTATATGTCAAGTGCTCGTAGCCTGTGTGAGAAAATACCGAGTTCAGATTCCTCAAGATAAGTCTCTTTTATACGAAACAACCGATGCTGAATCTGTTATTAAGGGAAGTCGAAAGCTTGATCACACTTCTGACTTCAGATTCTTAGACAAAGCGGCGGTGGAGATTCCATCAGATTCGAATCAAGATCCATGGAGGATTTGCACCGTGACCCAAGTAGAGGAACTGAAAGCAATCGTCCGATTACTTCCAGTTTGGGCGACTGGAATCATATTCGCAGCAGTTTACAACCAAATGAGCAATTTCTTCGTCCTTCAAGGCGAATTAATGGACACTCGTCTTGGAAACACAAACTTCCACATTCCGGCAGCATCACTATCCATATTCGACACCATCAGTGTCATAATCTGGGTTCCAATCTACGACCAGATGATCGTCCCACTCACCAGAAGATTCACTGGTCACAACAGCGGTTTAACCCAACTACAGAGAATGGGGGTTGGCCTCTTCATATCAATCTTCTCCATGGTCTGTTCCGCGATCTTGGAGTTGGTGAGGTTGAATATGGTGAGAAGGCATAATTACTATACATCGGATGAAATCCCATTGACAATATTTTGGCAAATCCCGCAATATTTCCTGATCGGTTGTGCGGAAGTTTTCACTTTCATTGGACAATTAGAGTTCTTCTACCAGCAAGCCCCTGACGCCATGAGAAGCCTTTGCTCTGCTTTATCTCTAACTACAATTGCACTTGGGAATTACCTTAGTTCCTTTTTGATCACCATTGTTATCCATATCACTGCCAGAGATGGGAAACCGGGATGGCTGCCTGATAATTTGAACTATGGCCGTCTTGATTATTTCTTCTGGTTATTGGCTGTTTTGAGTGGGTTGAATTTGGTGGCTTTTCTCTTTGTTGCAAAATGGTACACTTACAAAAGGCCGGTTGGGACTCTCAAAGGATGA
- the LOC124916741 gene encoding AT-rich interactive domain-containing protein 1-like, with the protein MQRRKKSSPIDLLHKEEESISPSWFEFISPDKAAIPVGPPFQAQIPNYTGPPSSDHTSHSYADQLKWLGTKDWPINTGQNQPETEEEEEEEVGVMIGKGRDDNCTCTVPGSIECVKCHILEKRKQLLSDLGPAFGNWSFDTMGDGILKSWNMMEQNKFVNLVKMNPASFVKQSHEILPSKKREEIIGYYFNVYVPRRLSKQTRLGCKNIDSDDDEFTVPNSNSEKLANRLKSNKDAKTKYLTGRR; encoded by the coding sequence ATGCAGAGAAGAAAGAAGAGCAGTCCTATTGATCTCCTCcataaagaagaagaatcaatTTCACCTTCCTGGTTTGAGTTCATCAGTCCTGACAAAGCTGCCATTCCTGTTGGTCCCCCTTTTCAAGCACAGATCCCAAATTACACCGGTCCACCATCATCTGATCATACTTCACATTCATATGCTGATCAATTAAAATGGTTAGGCACCAAGGATTGGCCAATCAACACGGGCCAAAACCAACCAGAGacggaagaggaagaagaagaagaagtcggCGTAATGATTGGAAAAGGGAGGGACGACAATTGTACTTGTACTGTCCCCGGTTCAATTGAATGTGTGAAATGCCACATCTTAGAGAAAAGGAAGCAACTTTTGTCTGATCTTGGCCCTGCTTTTGGGAATTGGAGTTTTGATACAATGGGGGATGGTATTTTAAAGTCATGGAATATGATGGAGCAAAACAAGTTTGTGAATCTAGTGAAAATGAATCCGGCCTCTTTTGTGAAACAGAGTCATGAAATCTTACCTTcaaagaagagagaagagatcATTGGTTACTACTTCAATGTATATGTTCCTAGGCGACTAAGTAAGCAGACAAGATTGGGATGTAAAAACATTGATtctgatgatgatgaatttACTGTCCCCAATTCCAACTCTGAAAAGCTTGCAAATAGGTTGAAGTCTAATAAAGATGCCAAGACCAAGTACTTGACTGGAAGACGATGA